ACCTTTTTTGTATTGTTCGTTGAGCATAATGGGGACGTCTAACGCTTGTAAGCCTTTAATCAAGGTCGTTATCTTTTTGACGATATTCTCGTTATCAAAGATATGGGGCGTCAAGCGCTCTTGCACATCGATGAGCATGGCTTGGGTGTTTTCACGGACGATACGATAGGTGCGATCAGTAATCATGGTAGGCATAGTACACTCCTTGTACGGCTACAGCGGCGCGCTATAGACTGCTGTGTTGTGAATTTATACTTTGTAAATTTTTTATATAAGCTCTCTTATTTAGTCACAGTTTAATGAAGGCGTCAATGAGATAAGCTCTCTTAATAAAAGAAAAAGGCTCTACAATTAATGTAAAACCTTTGTTTTTCAATTTAAGTCTATATATTTTCGTTATCTTAAGTTAACGTCTAACCTTATCTGAACACCATACCGCCATCGGTAAGAATCGTTTGTCCGGTGATATAGTCTGCATCCTTCGATGCTAAAAATGAAACTAAGTTTGCGACATCTTCAGGCTGCTGAGGACGACCTACTAAGATTCCACCTGTAAACTCGTTCCATGCCTGCTTTGGCTCATAGCCTTTATGATCGACGAACGCTTGATCGATGCGCTCCCACATCGGCGTATCAGCGACTCCTGGGCAATAAGCATTGACTCGAATATCATACTCAGCCAACTCTTTCGCAGTGGCGTAAGTAAAAGAGCGTACCGCAAATTTAGTAGCGCAGTACAGACTCAACATCTCATAGGACTCATGACCGGCAATACTACAAGCATTTATGATCTTGCCGACACCATCTTGCTGCTTCATCTGCTCAGCAGCCGCTTGCGTACCGAAGATGACTCCTTTTATATTAACATTGAATAGTTTATCGATTTCAGACTCTTCAATATCTAGAAAAGGTGCTACCGACTCGACGCCAGCGTTATTAACGAAGACATCTATCTGACCGAACTTATCTACCGCCTGTTTTACTAAGTTAAACTGATCATCCCGACTTGAGACATCGCCTACTACCGCAGTAACCTCAAAACCAGAATCTCTAAGTTTCTTTTCTGCTTGTTTGAGATTCTCTTTATCAATATCATGCAATACGATTTTGAAACCGTCATTGGCTAATCGTGTTGCAATAGAATTCCCTAATCCTACTGCTGAACCCGTAATAACCGCCACTTTTTTAGGGGTTGATGTTGTTTCATTAGCTGACATAATTGACTCCTTGTTTTTATGATTTAGTATTGAGATATGTTCTTAAAGCATAACACTTTCATAATCAACTATTGTCGAAAAACCAACAACATACACCAAAAAGCCCCCAATCGTTACAATTGGAGGCTTAGCTATTAAACGTAAAAAGCTATTTCATCACTAGAAAGCAATAAATCTTACACACGCTCAATAACCGTAGCAATACCTTGACCGAGACCGATACACATAGTGGCTAGACCAATCTCAGTATCCATCTGCTCCATAGCGTTTAGCAAGGTCACCGTAATACGTGCGCCTGAACAGCCTAGTGGATGACCTAAGGCAATGGCGCCACCATTGATATTGACGATATCTTGCTTATCTTGCAGGTTCATAGCTTTTAGTACAGATAAGCTTTGCGCCGCAAAGGCTTCGTTCAGCTCGATAGTTTGAATATCATCAAGGCTCATGCCAGCACGTTTAAGTGCTTTTTGGCTGGCGGGTACTGGACCATAACCCATAATAGCCGCGTCACAACCGGCAATAGCCATACTGCGAATGCGTGCCCGTGGCTTCAGACCTAAGTCTTTGGCCTTTTGCGCGCTCATAACCAGCATTGCTGAGGCACCATCAGATAGAGCTGATGAAGTCGCTGCAGTGACCGTACCACCTTTAGGATCAAAGGCTGGACGTAGTTTTTGCATTTGCTCGATAGTAGCATCCGGACGAATCACTTCATCAACGGTACAAAGCTGCAGGCGACCCGCTTCATCATGGCCTTCGATACCGACTATTTCATTATCAAAACGGCCTTCAGTAGTCGCCTCCCAAGCTCGGCGATGCGACTCAAGACCAAAAGCATCTTGCTCTTCGCGGCTAACGTTATTCATACGGCCGAGCATCTCAGCGGTCAAGCCCATCATGTTTGAGGCTTTAGCATAATGCTTGGAAGCCTCAGGGTTCAAATCAACGCCGTGCATCATCCCGACGTGACCCATGTGCTCGACACCACCAATGATGAAGGTATCACCTTGATTGGTCATGATTTGTGCAGCCGCAGTGTGCAGCGCTTGCATTGATGAGCCGCATAGACGGTTAACCGTTTGACCGCCGGTAGTCTTGGGAATACCTGCTAGTAAACCGATATTGCGACCGATGTTCAGACCTTGCTCTAGGGTTTGGTTAACACAGCCCCAAATAATGTCTTCAACATCTTTTGGATCAAAGTCATTGCGCTCAACTAGTGCACGTACCAACTCAGCTGATAAGCTATCAGCACGCACATGGCGGAACATACCGTTTTTTGATTTACCCATCGCTGAGCGTACACCGTCTACGATGACTACGTCTTTTGGACTTAAAGTTGTCATACTATCTTCCTTTTAATTTTTTATTGTCAGTAGCCGTAGGCGCTTTATGATGATTATCAATAGTCATCTACCACAGAGCGCGTACGGCACTTATCCTAATATGCTATATATAGATACGAGCCTTATTATGCTGTTGGGTAAAAGGTCTCACCAGCAGCTGCCATATCACGAATCTTTTGCGGGGCTTCATAGGCTTTGCCAAGATGAGCATACTTTTCACATAGCGCTAAGTAGTTCTCTAGACCCATCTGATCGATGTAACGGCAAGGACCACCACGGAATGGTGGGAAACCAACGCCCATAATCATCGCCATATCAGCCTCAGCAGGGGTATCTACGATATTATCTTCTAAGCAGCGTACAGTTTCATTACAGAAAGCCAGCATAGTGCGGTCGATAATCGTTTGATCATCGAATTCTTGCTTGTCGCTATCCGTAGTGGTTTTTAGCAGCTCATAAGTGGCTTCATCAGCAACTTTTTTCGGCTTACCACGCTTGTCAGTCTCATATTTATAGAAACCAACACCGTTTTTCTGACCCAAACGCTCATTTTCATACAGATGCTCGATGGCACCTTTATAGTCAGGCTTCATGCGATCAGGGAAACCTTCCGCCATCACTTCTGCGCCGTGCACACCGGTATCCAAACCGACCACGTCGATTAGATAAGCTGGGCCCATTGGCCAGCCGAATTTTTCCATAACTTTGTCAACATGGACGAAGTCAGCGCCTTCTTTAAGCAATAAATCAAACGCACCAAAGTACGGGAATAACACACGGTTCACAAGGAAGCCTGGGCAATCATTAACCACAACCGGTACTTTACCCATTTTGCTAGCTAGCGCCACGGTAGTAGCGATGGCTTCTTCAGATGATTTCTCACCACGAATGACTTCGACCAGTGGCATACGATGTACTGGGTTAAAGAAGTGCATACCCACGAAGTTCTCAGGACGCTCAAGCACCGTTGCTAAATGGGTGATAGAAATAGTCGAGGTG
This sequence is a window from Psychrobacter jeotgali. Protein-coding genes within it:
- the fadA gene encoding acetyl-CoA C-acyltransferase FadA, whose product is MTTLSPKDVVIVDGVRSAMGKSKNGMFRHVRADSLSAELVRALVERNDFDPKDVEDIIWGCVNQTLEQGLNIGRNIGLLAGIPKTTGGQTVNRLCGSSMQALHTAAAQIMTNQGDTFIIGGVEHMGHVGMMHGVDLNPEASKHYAKASNMMGLTAEMLGRMNNVSREEQDAFGLESHRRAWEATTEGRFDNEIVGIEGHDEAGRLQLCTVDEVIRPDATIEQMQKLRPAFDPKGGTVTAATSSALSDGASAMLVMSAQKAKDLGLKPRARIRSMAIAGCDAAIMGYGPVPASQKALKRAGMSLDDIQTIELNEAFAAQSLSVLKAMNLQDKQDIVNINGGAIALGHPLGCSGARITVTLLNAMEQMDTEIGLATMCIGLGQGIATVIERV
- a CDS encoding acetoin reductase yields the protein MSANETTSTPKKVAVITGSAVGLGNSIATRLANDGFKIVLHDIDKENLKQAEKKLRDSGFEVTAVVGDVSSRDDQFNLVKQAVDKFGQIDVFVNNAGVESVAPFLDIEESEIDKLFNVNIKGVIFGTQAAAEQMKQQDGVGKIINACSIAGHESYEMLSLYCATKFAVRSFTYATAKELAEYDIRVNAYCPGVADTPMWERIDQAFVDHKGYEPKQAWNEFTGGILVGRPQQPEDVANLVSFLASKDADYITGQTILTDGGMVFR